GATGGCAGAGGCCAAACCAGACGTAATTTCTATCGACTGGAACGTTGATCTGTTGGATATCAAAAAACGCCTGCCGCAAGGCATCGCCGTGCAAGGTAACCTTGATCCACACATTTTATATGCCGATAAAAAAGTGATCAAAGAGCGCATCCATCGCCTGTTTGAGCGCATGCGCGGCGAGAACGGTTTTATCTTCAACCTGGGTCATGGCATTATGCCTGATATTCCGTTTGATAACGTGAAGTATGCGGTTGAAGTGATTAAGGAGTTTAGATACTAAGATATAAAGATGTCTTGCTGAGCGATAGCGAAGCATCTCCGTGGATAGGCCGATAAGCTTGTCCTCAGAGATGCTTCGTTCCTCAGCATGACATATCTGCGAAATAATAAGGCCGTGCAATACTACAATTACATTCTTTCCATACATATCATCTTTGTAGTCTGCTGGATGGCGGGGCTGTTTTACCAGGTGCGACTGTTTATCTACCACACCGAGGCACAAGACAAACCAGATGATGAGCGTCGTATCCTATCTGCCCAGTTTGAGATTATGGAGCGCAGGTTGTGGAATGTAATTGCCGTACCTTCTATGTTCCTGGTGATTGCTGCTGGTATAACCATGCTGGTTTTACAACCGTTCTGGCTTCAACAACCATGGCTGCATGTAAAGCTGGGCTTTGTAGTTGGCTTGATCATCTATCATTTCATCTGCCAAAAGAAGATGAAAGAGATGCGTAAAGGCATCTTCAAATGGAAATCAACCCATCTACGTATATGGAACGAGGTTGCCACTATCTTTCTGTTTGCGATCGTTTTCCTCGCTGTATTGAAGAATGCGGTAAGCTGGATCTATGGAATTTTAGGTCTGCTGGCATTCAGTATCATTATTATGCTGGCCGTGAAGATCTATAAGAATTATAGGGCGAAGGGGAAAGATTAAAGATTGGAGATTAAAGATTAGGCTGAATCTCGTCCAGGTCATGCCGAACTTGTTTCGGCACCCCATACGCAAAGCCGCATGCAATTCTTCGCAAATGAGATCCCGAAATAAATTCGGGATGACATAATACTTAACAAAAGACTCCCGCACCAACGTGCGGGAGTCTTTTGTTATCAATAATACTCACTACTCACCATTCACTACTTACATTTTCTTTTTAGGCATTGGTATATCCAGCTGGTCAAAGAAGGTTGCCGGTTCTTGTATAGAACGATGCGAGGTGATCTGTCCTTTTGCGTTGAAGGTATAAATATCAGCATCATTTACTTTGAATGGCTTGTTATTGGCCTTGATGCCCATAAAATCTTTTTTAAAGGTGCCGCTCCAGGTGCCCAGTACGGCTACGGTATTGCTATCGGCAACAGCTTTGAGGTTTTCGGCTTTTAACTCCGGAAAGGCATCCAGAAAGTTTTGCATATCCTTTTTTAAAGAGTCCATGTTTTTTTGTACATGCGTTCCGGTGCTGCCATATTCTGTGTAGCCCGGTGCGCAGTCTTTAAAGGCAGCGTTGATATCTTTAGTGTTCATTGCCTGTACAGCAGCCAGGGCGGTTTGCTTGTTTTTCTCCATTTTAACTGTAGCGCTGTCGGTTTTGGCTGTGGGCACGTAAGAGTTGCTGCCACTACATGATGCGAAGAGGCCGGCAATAGCCAGGCCGAATAAGATTTTTTTCATGAGTAAGTTTATTTGGTTGGTTGGAATTATATCAATGTAAGATTTAAAATTCAAATAATCAAGCATTTACACTTAGACGAAAAAAGGCGATGGACATAACGACCATCGCCTTAACCTAAATGAAAAACTATGTACTAAACCTTAATTCAATACCACGGTTGATGAATTGGTAACCTTCCAAATGGCGGCTCCCGGTGTAGGGAAACTTACACCTTTGGTATTACCACGGGTAGCGGCATCCTGCCCGAAGAAATAAAGCGGGCGCCCCCTGAAGCTGATCTGCGAGTGACCAAATACGTTGATGATGGCAAAATCACTTTTAAGAAGGATTGATGGAACGCTTTGCACGGTTTTAACCGAGTCAATTGACCAGGTGATGTTATTGCTAAAATCTGCTTTGGTAAAAGTGTTGGTGTTGGCTTTATCTGGTGTAAACATGTAAAGGGTGTGGCCGCGGTCGTCAACTAAATATTGTGATATTGCTGTTCCGGCTACGCCCGCACTGGTGTATTGCTTACCATCAAGCCCAACCAATTGAGCATCCGAGATCATTACCGAATAATCTGCCTTGGCCACAAACCAGGTGTTATCCACCGGGTCGCCATTGGTATCGCCGGCGTAGATGTCGCCAGAGTAATAATAGAGCGGCCAGCCTTTGTAGGTGGTTTGCATGGCGCCATCGGAGCGGGTAATGGTGGCAAAATCGCTGGCATTTAAACCTGTACCCAAGGTAGGGTTAGCACTGTAAAATACGGGCCAAACGGCCAGGCATCCGCCAGTACAGTTTGACGTAGTGCCAGCATCGATAGAAAAGAAATAAAGCGTCCGACCCGAGCCATCCGTCATGATGTTGCCAAATTTAGTGTTGGCCATTAATTGAATGCTGTTGCTCATGGCTGGTGTGCCATTGTCATAGTTGTTAGTGCTGTTGTTGTATTTCTTGCAGCCTATGATCAGCATGATTACTAAAGTAGCGGCGGCTACGAAAAGCCTGCCTATTCTGATCGTTTTCATAGCAAGTAGTTTTAAAAAGAGTTGCTTCTTATTAAAGGATACTCACCTGCAGGCGAGATGGTTGCCTCGGTGGAAAAAATAGATCGGGAAAGTTAAAGATTAGCGGCTAGAGATTAAGGATTGGGAGGTATTGTACCAGGGAAGGCTTACAATTGTGGCATTGCTTTTATTCCCTTTGTTTTTTCATCGCGCGCATCATTTCGGGGTAGGTCCAATGATTAACCATGGCTGTAATGGCATTGGCAATACGGGTGGTGCGGGTAGGCTCGGTTTTGGCGCTATTGATCCAGGTGATAAAATAACGGCGGTGTCCTTCGGGAAGGCTGTTGAAATATTGCAGGGCTTCGGGCTCGTATTCAAAGCACTCCTGCATATCTGCGGGTATCTCTACCTGGGTATCGGGGTCCACCTCCAATTTTACTTGTAACATGGCGCCGGCATTTTTATGGATGGCCTTGCGCATACCGGCGTTAATGGCCATAATAAAGTTGCCTTCGCCCATCGGTATTAACGCAATGGCTTTAATGGGGTAACTATCCAGCCAGCCTTTTACGCGGAATGATTTTTTATTGCCAGGCTTGAGCTGCTGGGCCAGATCTGCCGGGATCTCAATATAGCTCCATCCGGTTTTTTCGCCTTTCTCGTCAAACTGAAGGATGGTGGTTTGATAGTCAATCATTCAAGGCAAAGTTAACTGCAATTTTATTTTAAGGTTGATGCAACTTTTACAAAAATCAAATCATCTATTTAAGTACGATAGCGGTGTTAACAACGTCATTTGTAATGGAAAAAGGATGAAAGCGCATTGCCTTTAAAGAAAAACGTTAGACAATATAAATCAGCAGGATAAACCAAGTAAGATGTTAAAATTTTGTTAAAAGTGCAAATTAAAGTAAAAGTAGTGTAACGTTTGGAGAAGTGCCGGTGTCTTATGGGTATAAAAATTAAAACAACCTCTTAATACATTTTGATATGAAAACTCTTAAATCACTTATGCTTGGTCTGGTAATGTTAGCCGTTTGCGGTGTTGCCAACGCTGCTAATAAACCAGAAAAACTTACAAAAAATTACGCCATCACCGCTTATGTAAATGCCATGAGCCACGGAAAATTGGCAGGTCTGAATGATGCGGTTGATGCATCGGCTAAATTTTCGATGCTGCGCGGCACAGACGTAATTAGCTTTTCAAAGGCAGAGATCATGAACTTTTTGAAAGGTAGCGAAGGCGTAGAGCAATTGTGCACCGTGCGCACTTCTGAAATGGAAAATAACGATAACGTTACCGTGGTAAAGGTTGATATGAAATATGAGCACTTTACCCGCAGCAACTACGTAACCATTGCCAACACCGGCGACGGCTGGAAAATTACCAACGTGTACAGCGTTTTTAGCAAGTAATTTCAGTTAATAATTAGTTTTTGTTTATGGAAGGAGGCCGCATTTGCGGCCTTTCTTGTACCCCTCCCAGCCTCAACCCCTCCCAGCCTCCCCGAAGGGGAGGAGCTCTTAAGAAAAGAAATTATTGCGTTTAGTCCCTCCCCTTCGGGGAGGTCAGGAGGGGTTGAAGTCGGGAGGGTTAGGGTTTTTACCTGACAAGCGTCTGTATCGCCTTCTGCCAGCGGTCATAACCTTTGCTGTTCAGGTGCAGCATATCTTTTTGAAACAGGGAGGTGTCGGGTTGTCCGTTTGTATCAAACAGCACCGTGTTTACATCAATAAAATGTGTTTTCTTTTTGTCTTTAATATAAGCAGCAATCAGTCGGTTGGCTTCTAGTGCCTGGGCGTAGGTCTTCGCTCGACTGGGGCTTTGCTTAAGCGACAGGAAATAGATTTCAGCATCGGGCGAATGCTCCTTGATCATGCCATACAGTGTTACAAAATCATGGTAGACGTTTTCCGGAGTCCGGCCCGCATTAATGTCGTTCTCGCCTGCATAAATGAAGATTTTTTTTGCCTTGTAGGGGTAAATGAGATCCGGGCTATAATATTTTACCCATTGCCATAATTGCGAGCCACCCACTCCGCGCTGAATGATCGGCTTATCGGCAAATCGTTTTTGGAGGTCATCCCATTTGCGGATGGACGAACTGCCGATGAACAGCAACCCGCCTGGCTTGGGCATGTTTAAACTATCCTGATGTTTAAACGCTTTTATTTCTTCGGCAAAAGGGATACTTTGCGCAAAAATGTGCGGAGCCGATAGTGTGAGTAACAGCGCAAAAAAGAGGTATTTAATTTTCATAGGTTAACGGGTAGCTAATCGTTCTTCAAAAAACAAGAAAGGCAAAAAACTTTCTACTCCCGATGTTATCCAAACCGGTCCATTCTGGCAATACAATAAGATACGCATGGGCTGTTGTTGCATTTTCTCGCACTCGGCCATTACCTGCAGACAGGAACCGCAGGGGGTAACGGGTCTTACCAGTTCAAAATCATCGGTATGTGCGGTAACTGCAATGGCTTGTATCGGGTCGCCGGGATAGTTAGCTCCCCAATTAAACAGCGCGGTACGCTCGGCACACAAACCCGATGGGTAAGCCACATTTTCCTGATTGCTGCCATGAATAATCTTACCGCTTTGCAGCAGCAGTGCGGCACCTACCTTAAATTTTGAATAAGGCGAATGCGAGTTGATTAAAGCCCGTACCGCCTCATGGCATAGTTGCCTGTCGGCAGCGGGGAGTTGTTCCACACTATCGTACTCTGTGAAACTTATTTTTATTTCGTGATCTGTCATTTTTTATACACCGCAAGAAAGCGGGGTAAACAATGTACGAAAATTTATTTATAATCAAATAAATAGCAGATTATAAATCTAACTTATCTGATAATAGTAATAGCCCCAGATAGTACCTGGTTTTTGTTATAGTTAAGATGCACTACGTAATAATAGGTTCCTGCCGGTAACGGCTGACCATTAAAAGTACCGTCCCAGGCAATTGGATAACCAAGCGAATGGAATACCGGCGTGCCGTTACGATTAAAGACATCTACCGAGGCCTCAGGGTAAGCAATTAGGCCGGTAATGTTCCAGGTATCGTTCGTGCCATCTCCATTTGGGGTAAAGGTATTGGCAATGGTAATAATCGGTCCAACTTTTATAAGTGTTTGAGATGGATCGCTAACGCAATTGCGGCTATCGATTACTACCAGCGTATAGGTACGGTCAATATCGCCGGTTATTACCGGATTTTTGCGGGTCGGGTTGTCCATATTGATGTTTGGCGACCACATGTAGCTTACATTTGGGTCGCTAACAGTTGGTTCCAGCGTAATTTGACGACCTTTGAGTACGTAGCGGACTCCGCCTGCATAAACGGTTGGTGGCGGTATAAATCGCATCACCATGTCATCATGTTCAATGTCACATTTGCTAAAATTACTATAGTGCAAGGTGAGTGTAACTGATCCTTTGGCAATGTCCTCCTTGCTCGGCATATAATAAGCGTTAGCTACATTGGCAGCAGGTGTGAATGTGCCGGAGCCGGAAGTCGTCCAATTTACCAGGCCTCCTTTAATAGATTTTCCTGCCAGTATGTTCACCACATTTTTAGAACACACATCCTGATCGGGCCCCGCGTCTACAGCTGGTGTAGGAGCAAAAGTGATGATTACATCATCGCTTACCGGGGTGCAGAAACCGGTTGACGACATGGTGAGTTTGACGGAGCCGTTCTCAATGTCTTCTTGTGATGGTATATATTGTGTGTTCAAGCTGCTGTTGGAGGTAAAAGCCCCTTTGCCGGATGTGGTCCAAATAACCACCTTATTATCGCTAGATGTGGTCCCTAAAAGATTAACGGGGTTTGGAAGCGGACATACCGTCTGATCATCACCCGCGTTAAATGTTGTTGGAGGCGATACTACCTTTACTTCTGCCTGGCCTGGCACGCTGGCGCAGCTATTATTGTTTACTATTACATATAGCTTATAGGTACCTGACATGGCCGGCGTTGCATTTGAAATGCGGACTTCGGGCTGATTGCTGATATTGGTGTAACCGTTAGGCCCCTGCCAAATATAAGTAGGTATCGGGCCTGAAGACGCGGGGGCATTTAACACAATGTCCTGCCCAACGCAAACCGGACTGGTGGCACGTGCATCTGGAGTAGCAGGTTTAGGGTTTACAGTTACATGAAGGTCCTTTTGCTCGCCAGGACATCCATTGGCAGATACAGTAATATGATAAACCACCTCACCGCCTCCTGTGGTATTTTCAAGTATTTCATTGATCTGGGAAGATGATGGATCTCCCGCCTGTTTAACGGTTATGTTAGGAGACGAGATATCTCGCGTCCAGCTAAAAGTAGCCGATGGTACGTTAGATTGTATTTGATAGCTAAAAGGATCAGTACTGCAGGCAGATAGTCTGGTCTCTGTATCGCTGGTAATAATTACTGTTGGGTTTACTGTTGCAAGTAAAGTGAAGGTGTTGGTACAATTGCCCTCTGTATAGTTAAATACATAAGGTACATCAATTGGCGCATCGGTGTTGTTATGCAGAATCTCCTGAATGTTGGTAGCTTCTTGTCCCGTTACTGCTGCGTTGCTAATGCCGGTTACTTCGGCTCTGCTCCAGTTAAACTTGGTTTCGCTATTGCTAAAGCTAACCGTATAATTGAGGGGACTTCCATTACAGATGGCCACTTTTTGCGGGCTGGTAGGACTCCCCAGCGGATTTACCGTAACCACATAAGTAAAAGTAGTGTTGCAACTACCGGCTGTTGCTATAATATTGTAAGTAACATTAATGGGTGATGTGCCGGTGTTAATAAGTGTTTCGCTAATGCTGTTCTCTGCATGCATGGCAACAGCTGCATTGCTGATGCCGGGTACTGCTGGTCGTTCCCAGCTATAGGTAGCCCCCGGTGTATCTGATGTAATGCTGTAATTTTGAGCTATGCCGCTACATGCCGTGCCAGCCGCAGCGCTGGTAATAACGGGTGCAGGCACTATGCTAACATCTACCTGGGTTCTTGGCCCGGGGCAGCCATTAGCATTAATAGCTTGCACATAAAATGAGATGTTGGCAGTAATAACCGGTGTTGTAAATGTTTTACCACTAAATAAAGGTGTGCCGCCAGTGGCTACATCGTACCATTCATAATTTCCGGTTGAACCATCGGCTATAAGTTGGGTTGTTGTGTTGATGCACGTCTGCCCCGGTTGCGCCACTGGTGCCGCCGGTATCGGACTGACATTTACCGTAACCGGTGCGCGATCACTAATATTACCCGATACAGTGGTTGATACATAGTAAGTTACGCTTTCCGTAACTACAGGAGTAATAAATTGAGGCCCGCTGGCCAATAGCGTGCCACCTGTGGGGGCATCATACCATTTATAAGCCCCTCCCGGGGCTGTGGCCATTAAAGTGACTGAACTACCACTACATACCGTAGGGTTTTGAACCGTAGGTGCCGATGGCTTAGGTATAATGGTGATGACAACGTCATCGCTTTTGGCGCCACAGTTACCCGATGGCTGGCCTGAAGTGAGCCTAAGTGTAACAGAAGCCTCGTTAGGGGCCGGGGTGTAAACCGCGTTAAGCGTGTTTCTGTCGGGAGAAAAGGTTCCGTTTCCGCCGGTCCAGCTGCCAGTAGTAACACCGCCAATAACTGATCCGGATAGTTGTACAGGAACTCCTGCGTTTACTATTTGGTCGGGCCCCGCGTTTACCAATACGCCTGCTCCTATAGTTACTGATGTTGTTTTAGATGCCTGCGGACAGGTGCCGTTAGCCGCAATGGTATTGGTAACCGTATAGGTGCCTGGTGCTGATCGTTGCAGATCAATTACGCCGGTAGCCGGATCAATAAACACCAGCCCTGCAGGCGTGGCCGAAAAACTGCCCTCTGTAGCGCCGGTAGGGAAATTAGGTTTTGGATTGGCTCCGTATTGGCAAAAAGGGCCTGCATAGCTAAATGTCGCATTGGGCGTTATGACAATGCTTAACGGAGATTGTGTTTGCGCATGGCATGACTCGTTGCCAATGAAAGTAATAGTATAGCTTTTAGGCAAACTATTGGCAATGTCAATCTCGCCCGTAGTGGCATTAATAAATTTTAAACCAGCGGGTGAGGCCGTAAACGTGCCTCCGGTTGGGTCGCTGATGGTTGGAGTGGGGTTGCTGCCGGTTTTACAATAAGTAGAAGATGGGTACTCAAACTGAGGATAGTCAATTTGAACAACCGGTACATTTACGGCAACGCGCGAACTTAAACACTCGCCAACCCGATTTTGCGCATAATACGTGGTTGATTGATATAATGCAGGCGTGGTAAAAACATTGCCTACAGCTAATTGACCGCCGCCCGTGGGGGCATCATACCAGGTAACTATACCTCCGTCTGCTACCGATGCGGTAATTTGTGCTTTGCTGCCCGGACAAATAGCGGTAACGGCCGATACAACCGGAGCCGCCGGCGCGGCGTTAACTGTAACAGTGGCTGGTTTACGAGCGCTAGAGCAATTGCCTGTTGTTGTTTGTACATAGTAGGTAGTTGTAGTGGTCAAAGCAGGGGTAGTCCACGATGCGTTTGTAGATAAAAGCGTGCCGCCGGTTGGCGCATCATACCACTGGTAATTGTCGGCGCTTGATGCCGTAAGTGTTGCCGTAGTACCCGGGCAAATGCTAACGTTGTTGGTGGTTGGTGGTTGTACAGAAGTTAATACCGTAACAGGCACAGCAGTACGCGGACTAACGCATCCGTTTACGGTTGTTTGCACATAAAACGTAGTATTTGCCGCCAGTGCCGGTGTTGTGTAAGTGGCCCCGCTAAAAAGCGAGTTGCCTCCGGCAGGTACATCAAACCATTCGTAATTTCCACCCGGGGCGGTGGCGGTAAGTACAGCAGAGGTATTGGCACAAACCGGAACAGGCGTAGATACAGCAGGCGCCGGTGGCACCGGGGTAACACTTACCTGCAGCGGTGTTAGCGTACTTACGCAGCTGCCATTTAGCGTTTGTACATAATAAGTAGCGGGGCTGGTAAGTGCTGGTGTATTATAAGTATTACCTGTTGCCAATAGTTGTGTGCCGGCGGCATCAGCATACCAGTTAAAGGTAGTGCTTGATGTTGAGCTAGCCGTAAGTGTAGTGCCGGTACCTGAACATACGGTAGCAGGTTGCGTAACCGGCGCGTCTGGGATAGGATTAACAGTAATGGTTACTTCGGTACGTAAACTAGAGCAGCCATTTAAGGTGCTTTGTACCCAATATTTTTTTGTTTCAGTAAGGGCAGGAGTGGTATAATCTGGACTGCTGATGAGGGATGTACCACCTGATGGTACATCAAACCAATCTAACAAGCCATTGCCGGACGCATGTAAGTTTGCCGTTGATCCTGTACATATGGCAAAGCTGGCGGCAGTTGGTGCCTGCGGATATGGAGTAACAACTATTGTTGCCGGTGTTGGTGCACTTGAACAACCATTGGTAGTAGCAACCACATAATAGGTGGTAGTACTGGTTAGCGGTGGCGATACAAAGGTAGAACCAGTACCTACCTGGTTACCGTTAGGTGCATCGTACCATGTGTAGCTATCGCCGCCGGTGGCGCTCACGGTGCCGGTGGTGCCAGCGCAAGTAGTGCTTCCCTGGGTAGTAGGATTACTGCTCAGACTTACAATTACCAGCGTGCGGCTGCTGACACAGGTGCCAACAATAGTTTCTACATAATAAAAGGTCTGATCCTGGATGGGCGGAGTTTGGAAAACGTTACCTGAAAAAACGGGGGTGCCACCCACCGGCACCGTGTACCAGTTATAGGTACCTCCCGGGGCGGTAGCTGTAAGCGTTGCAGGTGTACCCCGACAAACTATAGCCCCTGTTGCTGTTGGCGCAGGTGGCGCCGGCGTTTCTATAACGTTTATATTTTGTACAACAGGTTGACAGCCCTGCGTTTTATCAGTTACGGTAACAGTGTATGTCCCTCCTTTGTTAACCGATGCTGTATTAGTGATATCGCCAGTGCTCCATACATAACTGTAAGGTCCGGTACCATCAGTTGCTGTGGCCGTAAGCACAACAGCATTGCCAGAGCAAATAATGCCATTGTTAGAGGCATCAATGCTCACCTTAAGCGTACAATCCTGGCCAAAAACTGGTGCTATGGCACCTAACAACAACACAATAAAAATCCCAACCCTTTTGTAAATGGTCATTTCAAATCAGCAACCTTTTGTTAAAGCAATAGCTCAAAAGCCTGTAATCAGGCATGTTATTTCGCGTTCCTAATGTTTTATTACCTAACTGGGCAGGTAATATTTAATGAGTACGGCCTTATCGGTAAATGTGGGGCAAAAATAAAAATGTATGTTAAAATTGCCACCCCGACGGGCAACTTGTGAGAAGGTAGGATTTGTTAATCAGCCATTAATACGTAAAAACGAAACAAAAGGTTGGGAAGAAGTAAAAGAATTGATAAAAACTTAACATGGCATAGGCATGTAAGCCATTGTTTTAATACTGTAAAGCTTAAAAATATTATTACGCACGGCGTATTTGTAATTCTGCTGAAACAAAACAACCAGCGTGTGGCTTATATCTCTAAAAATTAATGATGAATAAGAGCATAGGCATAATTTTGTTGGGCATAGGTATTATTATGCTTGTATGGACTGGTTTTACTTACACCAGGAAAGAGAAAATAATAGATGCGGGTCCTATACAAGTGTCGGCTGATAGAGAACACACGGTAAACTGGTCGCCTTATGCAGGTGGGATATTAGTGGCTGGTGGTATAGTGTTGTTGCTGGCAAAGAAGAAAGGTAACTGACTTCCGGATATATGAACCCGGGTTTTAGATAGATTGTGGGTCCCAAATTGATATGTGGATATGTTTAGCTTGAAGTATGCGTATTCAAAGTTAACATGTGTAAAACTTCATCACCTTAAAACATCGGGCTATACTTATATTTACCCATCTATTTTTTAGCTACGCATGAGTGAAGATCTAAGCCCTGACGAATTAAACAGTTCCGAAGATAACAAGCTCCATAACATTACCTCTCTTGATGGCCTGTACGAAAACTGGTTTCTGGATTACGCATCGTATGTAATTCTTGACCGTGCCGTACCGCACATTAATGATGGTTTGAAACCCGTTCAGCGCCGTATCCTGCACTCGCTGAAGGAGATGGACGACGGACGTTTTAACAAGGCCGCCAACGTTATTGGTAACACCATGAAGTATCACCCCCACGGCGATGCTTCTATTGGCGATGCCATGGTACAGATTGGGCAAAAGAATTTGCTGATTGATACCCAGGGTAACTGGGGCAACATCCTCACCGGCGACTCGGCCGCTGCGCCGCGTTACATTGAGGGGCGCTTATCTAAATTTGCTAACGAAGTAGTTTTTAACCCCGATACCACCAACTGGCAGGCCAGCTATGATGGCCGTAATAAAGAGCCTATCACCTTGCCGGTTAAGTTTCCGCTGCTACTGGCCCAGGGGGCAGAGGGTATCGCCGTGGGTTTGGCCACCAAGATTTTACCACACAACTTTGTAGAGCTGCTGGATGCTTCGATCGAGATACTGAAAGGCAACCGTGCCAACCTGATGCCGGATTTCCCGACGGGCGGTATGGCCGATTGCTCTGCCTATAATGAAGGACAGCGTGGTGGCCGTGTGCGCGTACGTGCCCGCATCGTGGAGCGCGATAAAAAAACGCTTGCCATTACCGAAGTCCCTTTCAGTACCACCACCGGTGGATTGATTGACAGCGTGATCAGCGCTAACGATAAGGGTAAGATCAAGATCAAAAAGATTGAAGATAACACCGCCAAAACGGTAGAGATTATTGTGCACCTGGCGCCGGGTATTTCGCCCGATGTAACCATTGATGCACTTTACGCCTTTACCGATTGCGAGGTTTCCATCTCTCCAAATACCTGTGTTATCCGTGATGATAAGCCGCACTTTATGAGTGTGAACGATATTCTGGAAGAGTGCACGCTGAATACC
This region of Mucilaginibacter yixingensis genomic DNA includes:
- a CDS encoding gliding motility-associated C-terminal domain-containing protein, which encodes MTIYKRVGIFIVLLLGAIAPVFGQDCTLKVSIDASNNGIICSGNAVVLTATATDGTGPYSYVWSTGDITNTASVNKGGTYTVTVTDKTQGCQPVVQNINVIETPAPPAPTATGAIVCRGTPATLTATAPGGTYNWYTVPVGGTPVFSGNVFQTPPIQDQTFYYVETIVGTCVSSRTLVIVSLSSNPTTQGSTTCAGTTGTVSATGGDSYTWYDAPNGNQVGTGSTFVSPPLTSTTTYYVVATTNGCSSAPTPATIVVTPYPQAPTAASFAICTGSTANLHASGNGLLDWFDVPSGGTSLISSPDYTTPALTETKKYWVQSTLNGCSSLRTEVTITVNPIPDAPVTQPATVCSGTGTTLTASSTSSTTFNWYADAAGTQLLATGNTYNTPALTSPATYYVQTLNGSCVSTLTPLQVSVTPVPPAPAVSTPVPVCANTSAVLTATAPGGNYEWFDVPAGGNSLFSGATYTTPALAANTTFYVQTTVNGCVSPRTAVPVTVLTSVQPPTTNNVSICPGTTATLTASSADNYQWYDAPTGGTLLSTNASWTTPALTTTTTYYVQTTTGNCSSARKPATVTVNAAPAAPVVSAVTAICPGSKAQITASVADGGIVTWYDAPTGGGQLAVGNVFTTPALYQSTTYYAQNRVGECLSSRVAVNVPVVQIDYPQFEYPSSTYCKTGSNPTPTISDPTGGTFTASPAGLKFINATTGEIDIANSLPKSYTITFIGNESCHAQTQSPLSIVITPNATFSYAGPFCQYGANPKPNFPTGATEGSFSATPAGLVFIDPATGVIDLQRSAPGTYTVTNTIAANGTCPQASKTTSVTIGAGVLVNAGPDQIVNAGVPVQLSGSVIGGVTTGSWTGGNGTFSPDRNTLNAVYTPAPNEASVTLRLTSGQPSGNCGAKSDDVVITIIPKPSAPTVQNPTVCSGSSVTLMATAPGGAYKWYDAPTGGTLLASGPQFITPVVTESVTYYVSTTVSGNISDRAPVTVNVSPIPAAPVAQPGQTCINTTTQLIADGSTGNYEWYDVATGGTPLFSGKTFTTPVITANISFYVQAINANGCPGPRTQVDVSIVPAPVITSAAAGTACSGIAQNYSITSDTPGATYSWERPAVPGISNAAVAMHAENSISETLINTGTSPINVTYNIIATAGSCNTTFTYVVTVNPLGSPTSPQKVAICNGSPLNYTVSFSNSETKFNWSRAEVTGISNAAVTGQEATNIQEILHNNTDAPIDVPYVFNYTEGNCTNTFTLLATVNPTVIITSDTETRLSACSTDPFSYQIQSNVPSATFSWTRDISSPNITVKQAGDPSSSQINEILENTTGGGEVVYHITVSANGCPGEQKDLHVTVNPKPATPDARATSPVCVGQDIVLNAPASSGPIPTYIWQGPNGYTNISNQPEVRISNATPAMSGTYKLYVIVNNNSCASVPGQAEVKVVSPPTTFNAGDDQTVCPLPNPVNLLGTTSSDNKVVIWTTSGKGAFTSNSSLNTQYIPSQEDIENGSVKLTMSSTGFCTPVSDDVIITFAPTPAVDAGPDQDVCSKNVVNILAGKSIKGGLVNWTTSGSGTFTPAANVANAYYMPSKEDIAKGSVTLTLHYSNFSKCDIEHDDMVMRFIPPPTVYAGGVRYVLKGRQITLEPTVSDPNVSYMWSPNINMDNPTRKNPVITGDIDRTYTLVVIDSRNCVSDPSQTLIKVGPIITIANTFTPNGDGTNDTWNITGLIAYPEASVDVFNRNGTPVFHSLGYPIAWDGTFNGQPLPAGTYYYVVHLNYNKNQVLSGAITIIR
- a CDS encoding LPXTG cell wall anchor domain-containing protein codes for the protein MLVWTGFTYTRKEKIIDAGPIQVSADREHTVNWSPYAGGILVAGGIVLLLAKKKGN
- a CDS encoding cytidine deaminase; this encodes MTDHEIKISFTEYDSVEQLPAADRQLCHEAVRALINSHSPYSKFKVGAALLLQSGKIIHGSNQENVAYPSGLCAERTALFNWGANYPGDPIQAIAVTAHTDDFELVRPVTPCGSCLQVMAECEKMQQQPMRILLYCQNGPVWITSGVESFLPFLFFEERLATR
- a CDS encoding CopD family protein, with the translated sequence MTYLRNNKAVQYYNYILSIHIIFVVCWMAGLFYQVRLFIYHTEAQDKPDDERRILSAQFEIMERRLWNVIAVPSMFLVIAAGITMLVLQPFWLQQPWLHVKLGFVVGLIIYHFICQKKMKEMRKGIFKWKSTHLRIWNEVATIFLFAIVFLAVLKNAVSWIYGILGLLAFSIIIMLAVKIYKNYRAKGKD
- a CDS encoding ester cyclase, with translation MKKILFGLAIAGLFASCSGSNSYVPTAKTDSATVKMEKNKQTALAAVQAMNTKDINAAFKDCAPGYTEYGSTGTHVQKNMDSLKKDMQNFLDAFPELKAENLKAVADSNTVAVLGTWSGTFKKDFMGIKANNKPFKVNDADIYTFNAKGQITSHRSIQEPATFFDQLDIPMPKKKM
- a CDS encoding YdeI/OmpD-associated family protein; the protein is MIDYQTTILQFDEKGEKTGWSYIEIPADLAQQLKPGNKKSFRVKGWLDSYPIKAIALIPMGEGNFIMAINAGMRKAIHKNAGAMLQVKLEVDPDTQVEIPADMQECFEYEPEALQYFNSLPEGHRRYFITWINSAKTEPTRTTRIANAITAMVNHWTYPEMMRAMKKQRE
- a CDS encoding GDSL-type esterase/lipase family protein, with the protein product MKIKYLFFALLLTLSAPHIFAQSIPFAEEIKAFKHQDSLNMPKPGGLLFIGSSSIRKWDDLQKRFADKPIIQRGVGGSQLWQWVKYYSPDLIYPYKAKKIFIYAGENDINAGRTPENVYHDFVTLYGMIKEHSPDAEIYFLSLKQSPSRAKTYAQALEANRLIAAYIKDKKKTHFIDVNTVLFDTNGQPDTSLFQKDMLHLNSKGYDRWQKAIQTLVR
- a CDS encoding nuclear transport factor 2 family protein, whose protein sequence is MKTLKSLMLGLVMLAVCGVANAANKPEKLTKNYAITAYVNAMSHGKLAGLNDAVDASAKFSMLRGTDVISFSKAEIMNFLKGSEGVEQLCTVRTSEMENNDNVTVVKVDMKYEHFTRSNYVTIANTGDGWKITNVYSVFSK